One window of Burkholderia cepacia GG4 genomic DNA carries:
- a CDS encoding GNAT family N-acetyltransferase, with product MPSTISLRPASPQDVPFLLRLRQLTMTEHLQRVGTPTDDDAHHQRIAAHFEDAMIVCEGADAAPIGLLKVTRATAEWYVHQIQILPSRQGQGIGAAVLRELLVEAAREPVPVALGVLRGNPARRLYERLGFQLVAETERSATLIWRA from the coding sequence ATGCCATCCACCATCAGCCTGCGCCCCGCCTCTCCGCAAGACGTGCCATTCCTGCTGAGACTCCGTCAACTCACGATGACCGAGCATCTGCAGCGCGTCGGCACGCCCACCGACGATGACGCGCACCACCAGCGCATCGCGGCGCACTTCGAGGACGCAATGATCGTCTGCGAAGGCGCCGACGCCGCTCCGATCGGCCTGCTGAAAGTGACGCGCGCTACCGCTGAATGGTACGTTCACCAGATCCAGATCCTCCCGTCCCGGCAAGGACAGGGCATCGGCGCAGCCGTGCTGCGCGAGCTGCTGGTCGAAGCGGCGCGCGAACCCGTGCCCGTGGCGCTCGGCGTGCTGCGCGGCAACCCGGCGCGGCGACTCTACGAGCGGCTCGGGTTCCAACTCGTGGCGGAAACGGAGCGCAGTGCGACGCTGATATGGCGCGCGTGA
- a CDS encoding SMP-30/gluconolactonase/LRE family protein, giving the protein MVARKPLQAVLLAAAIAALAPAGYAGNTTDWLANTYGTLAAHVGNVARSMWVAPEGVIYTASMWDEDEGGVAIYQNGKSAGSFGTHSEFQGSAITGNATSLFVALQPGKGYGSGAVGRYNRATRFRDKLIQVSAASNQPRIDVVTGLATAGSLLYASDFYGNRVRVFTTDGVWQRDLNVAAPGALAVDGAGNVWVAQKSAGSIVEFSPAGALLNTIRLAAGSQPSALYFDAAAGQLLVGDEGPDLNIKRYTVAGRPALAGTFGVRGGYLDTTTGIKGQVGAQRFTRIAGIGKDTAGNLYVLNNPWGGSWDLGRNGATDIHAYSSAGSLRWTLQSLNFEGIAAPDPVTDGALFYSGTHVYSGTAGGTFVANTVDPFTYPSDPRIDMSDTQRDEHFGLLTSAGANRILVAAGQNPPIYYFFHFNAANGYVAIPDGSIPGPAFNTTRRVSAGFSVDSKGGVWAGLDKTGAIYYYPLTGFDASGKPSWGPGVPTPVPASIQPLTRIIYLADSDTMVLAQGVVGSTDWTSIGTRIEVYHGWRAGNTTKPNPVITLPHSGAKSIDAAGNHLFVGYWFSSSGPLWPNLDAFNLDTGNLDTTLVNASPATVDTSSAIDAMYSVRAYRRANGEYVVTKNNVKGNSITVYRWTP; this is encoded by the coding sequence ATGGTCGCCAGAAAACCGCTTCAGGCCGTGCTGCTGGCCGCCGCGATCGCCGCGCTTGCGCCGGCCGGATACGCGGGTAACACCACTGACTGGCTGGCGAATACCTACGGCACGCTCGCGGCACACGTCGGCAATGTCGCGCGCTCGATGTGGGTCGCGCCCGAAGGCGTGATCTACACCGCGTCGATGTGGGACGAGGACGAAGGCGGCGTCGCGATCTACCAGAACGGCAAGAGCGCCGGCTCGTTCGGCACGCATTCCGAATTCCAGGGCAGCGCGATCACGGGCAACGCGACGTCGCTGTTCGTTGCGCTGCAGCCCGGCAAGGGGTACGGCAGCGGGGCGGTCGGGCGCTACAACCGCGCGACCCGGTTCCGCGACAAGCTGATCCAGGTCAGCGCGGCGAGCAACCAGCCGCGCATCGACGTCGTCACCGGGCTCGCCACGGCCGGCTCGCTGCTCTACGCGAGCGATTTCTACGGCAATCGCGTGCGGGTGTTCACGACCGACGGCGTCTGGCAGCGGGACCTCAACGTGGCCGCGCCGGGCGCGCTCGCGGTCGACGGGGCGGGCAACGTCTGGGTCGCGCAGAAGAGCGCGGGTTCGATCGTCGAATTCAGCCCGGCCGGCGCACTGCTGAACACGATCCGGCTGGCCGCCGGGTCGCAGCCGTCGGCGCTCTATTTCGATGCGGCGGCGGGGCAACTGCTGGTCGGCGACGAAGGCCCCGACCTGAACATCAAGCGCTATACGGTCGCGGGCCGGCCCGCACTGGCCGGCACCTTCGGCGTGCGCGGCGGCTATCTCGACACGACGACGGGCATCAAGGGGCAGGTCGGCGCGCAGCGCTTCACCCGGATCGCCGGCATCGGCAAGGACACCGCCGGTAACCTGTACGTGCTCAACAACCCGTGGGGCGGCAGCTGGGATCTCGGCCGCAACGGCGCGACCGACATTCACGCGTACAGCAGCGCGGGCAGCCTGCGGTGGACGCTGCAGTCGCTCAACTTCGAAGGCATCGCCGCACCGGATCCGGTCACGGACGGCGCGCTGTTCTATAGCGGCACGCACGTGTACAGCGGCACGGCGGGCGGCACCTTCGTCGCGAACACCGTCGATCCGTTCACGTATCCGTCGGACCCGCGCATCGACATGAGCGACACCCAGCGCGACGAGCACTTCGGGCTGCTGACGTCGGCCGGCGCGAACCGGATTCTCGTCGCGGCAGGCCAGAACCCGCCGATCTACTACTTCTTCCATTTCAACGCGGCGAACGGCTATGTCGCGATTCCGGACGGATCGATCCCGGGGCCCGCGTTCAACACGACCCGGCGCGTGTCGGCCGGTTTCAGCGTCGACAGCAAGGGCGGCGTCTGGGCCGGGCTCGACAAGACCGGCGCCATCTACTACTACCCGCTGACCGGCTTCGATGCGAGCGGCAAGCCGTCGTGGGGGCCGGGCGTGCCGACGCCGGTGCCGGCCAGCATCCAGCCGCTGACGCGCATCATCTATCTCGCCGACAGCGACACGATGGTGCTCGCGCAGGGTGTGGTCGGGAGCACCGACTGGACCTCGATCGGCACGCGCATCGAGGTCTATCACGGCTGGCGCGCGGGCAACACGACGAAGCCGAATCCGGTGATCACGCTGCCGCACAGCGGCGCGAAGTCGATCGACGCGGCCGGCAATCATCTGTTCGTCGGCTACTGGTTCAGCAGCAGCGGGCCGCTGTGGCCGAACCTCGATGCATTCAACCTCGACACCGGCAACCTCGACACGACGCTCGTCAATGCGAGCCCCGCGACCGTGGATACGAGCAGCGCGATCGATGCGATGTACAGCGTCCGCGCATATCGCCGCGCGAACGGTGAATACGTTGTGACGAAGAACAACGTGAAGGGGAACAGCATCACCGTTTATCGCTGGACGCCTTGA
- a CDS encoding MFS transporter: MTTSSPIAGKPAIPRTVWALGLVSLFMDLSSELIHALLPIYLVSTMGMSVVALGILEGAAEATAMIVKVFSGAISDWLGRRKGLLLAGYGLAALTKPLFPLASTPAIVVTARLLDRVGKGIRGAPRDALVADVAPPEIRGACFGLRQSMDTVGAFLGPMLAIVLMLGFEDRIRTVLWFAVVPAFVAIALIVFGVREPEQSEPRRRFRSPLRWRALRAFPRGYWFVVAAGATFTLARFSEAFLVLRAQQTGLDAAWIPAVMVAMSVAYSLSAWPIGVLSDRLDRRVLLAAGMVLLIAADLLLGIGTSTFSMFAGVAVWGLHMGFTQGILAAMVSETSPATLRGTAFGVFNLVSGLCMLLASSIAGALWTRFGASTTFLAGAALVVVPLCLCRFMPRPGTSRA; encoded by the coding sequence ATGACGACTTCATCACCGATTGCCGGAAAGCCCGCTATTCCACGGACCGTGTGGGCGCTGGGCCTCGTGAGCCTGTTCATGGACCTGTCGTCCGAGCTGATCCATGCGCTGCTGCCGATCTATCTGGTGTCGACCATGGGCATGAGCGTGGTCGCGCTCGGCATCCTCGAAGGGGCGGCCGAAGCGACCGCGATGATCGTCAAGGTGTTCTCCGGCGCGATCAGCGACTGGCTTGGGCGCCGCAAGGGGTTGCTGCTGGCCGGCTACGGCCTCGCTGCGTTGACCAAGCCGTTGTTTCCGCTGGCGTCCACGCCGGCCATCGTCGTGACGGCCCGCCTGCTCGACCGCGTCGGCAAAGGGATTCGCGGCGCCCCGCGGGACGCGCTGGTGGCCGACGTCGCCCCGCCTGAAATCCGCGGCGCCTGCTTCGGCTTGCGCCAGTCGATGGATACCGTGGGCGCGTTTCTTGGCCCGATGCTCGCCATCGTGCTGATGCTCGGGTTCGAGGACCGCATCCGGACCGTGCTGTGGTTCGCCGTGGTGCCGGCCTTCGTCGCGATCGCATTGATCGTGTTCGGGGTACGGGAGCCCGAGCAGTCGGAACCGCGTCGGCGCTTTCGCTCGCCGCTGCGCTGGCGCGCCCTGCGCGCGTTCCCCCGCGGCTACTGGTTCGTCGTCGCGGCCGGCGCGACGTTTACGCTGGCACGCTTCAGCGAGGCGTTCCTGGTGCTGCGTGCGCAGCAGACCGGGCTCGATGCGGCGTGGATCCCGGCCGTGATGGTCGCGATGAGTGTCGCCTATTCGCTGTCCGCCTGGCCGATCGGCGTCCTGTCGGACCGGCTGGATCGCCGCGTGCTGCTCGCGGCCGGCATGGTGCTGCTGATCGCGGCCGACCTGCTGCTCGGCATCGGCACGTCGACGTTCTCGATGTTCGCCGGCGTGGCCGTGTGGGGGCTGCATATGGGCTTTACCCAGGGCATTCTCGCCGCGATGGTGTCGGAAACCTCGCCGGCCACGCTGCGCGGCACCGCGTTCGGCGTATTCAACCTGGTGAGCGGCCTCTGCATGCTGCTCGCGAGCAGCATCGCCGGCGCGCTGTGGACCCGCTTCGGCGCGTCGACCACGTTTCTGGCCGGCGCCGCGCTGGTCGTGGTGCCGCTGTGCCTGTGCCGGTTCATGCCGCGACCCGGCACGTCGAGGGCGTGA
- a CDS encoding dicarboxylate/amino acid:cation symporter yields the protein MKKKHNITRYIVIAMALGIAVGYACHSAFPDPKMAKEVAGYVSLLSDVFLRLIKMIIAPLVFATLTVGIAQMGDSGSVGRVGVKAFGWFFIASFTSLVLGLITATILKPGSHLSLPLPASDAALNLKTGAFTLKDFVVHLVPKSIAEAMANNEILQIVVFSIFFGTALSALGDAGKRLTGVIDDLAQVMLKVTGAVMGFAPVAVFAALASTVTTEGLGILLTFAKFMASFYLALALLWGVLTLAGVAFLGKRAFTLIRLIREPFLLSFATASSEAAYPKLLDALDRFGVNRKISSFVLPIGYSFNLDGSMMYCTFAVLFISQVYGIDLPLGTQITMLLMLMVTSKGMAGVPRASLVVIAATLNQFHLPEAGLLLIMGVDMFLDMGRSATNAVGNSIAAAVVAKWEGQLGEPRDDADAGGNDGIKQAEARETATSA from the coding sequence ATGAAGAAGAAGCACAACATCACCCGCTACATCGTCATCGCGATGGCGCTGGGTATCGCCGTGGGCTACGCCTGTCATAGCGCGTTTCCCGACCCGAAAATGGCCAAGGAAGTCGCCGGCTACGTGTCGCTGCTGTCCGACGTGTTCCTGCGGCTGATCAAGATGATCATCGCGCCGCTGGTGTTCGCGACGCTGACCGTCGGCATCGCGCAGATGGGCGACAGCGGATCGGTCGGCCGCGTGGGCGTGAAAGCGTTCGGCTGGTTCTTCATCGCGTCGTTCACGTCGCTGGTGCTCGGCCTGATCACCGCGACGATCCTGAAGCCGGGCAGCCACCTGAGCCTGCCGTTGCCGGCCTCCGACGCGGCGCTGAACCTGAAGACGGGGGCGTTCACACTGAAGGATTTCGTCGTCCACCTGGTGCCGAAGTCGATCGCCGAGGCGATGGCGAACAACGAGATCCTGCAGATCGTCGTGTTCTCGATCTTCTTCGGTACCGCGCTGTCTGCGCTCGGCGATGCCGGCAAGCGCCTGACCGGCGTGATCGACGATCTCGCGCAGGTCATGCTGAAGGTGACGGGCGCGGTGATGGGGTTCGCGCCGGTCGCCGTGTTCGCCGCGCTGGCGTCGACGGTCACGACGGAAGGGCTCGGCATCCTCCTCACGTTCGCGAAGTTCATGGCGAGCTTCTACCTGGCGCTGGCGCTGCTGTGGGGCGTGCTGACGCTCGCCGGCGTGGCGTTCCTCGGCAAGCGCGCGTTCACGCTGATCCGCCTGATTCGCGAGCCGTTCCTGCTGTCGTTCGCGACGGCGAGCTCCGAAGCCGCGTATCCGAAGCTGCTCGACGCGCTCGACCGCTTCGGCGTGAATCGCAAGATCTCGAGCTTCGTGCTGCCGATCGGGTACTCGTTCAACCTGGACGGCTCGATGATGTACTGCACGTTCGCGGTGCTGTTCATCTCGCAGGTGTACGGGATCGACCTGCCGCTCGGCACGCAGATCACGATGCTGCTGATGCTGATGGTCACGTCGAAGGGGATGGCGGGCGTGCCGCGCGCGTCGCTCGTCGTGATCGCGGCGACGCTCAACCAGTTCCACCTGCCGGAAGCCGGGCTGCTGCTGATCATGGGCGTCGACATGTTCCTCGACATGGGACGCTCGGCCACCAACGCCGTCGGCAACTCGATCGCGGCTGCCGTGGTCGCGAAGTGGGAGGGCCAGCTCGGTGAACCGCGCGACGATGCCGATGCGGGCGGCAACGACGGGATCAAGCAGGCGGAGGCGCGGGAGACGGCGACGTCCGCGTGA
- a CDS encoding amidohydrolase family protein produces the protein MCSQARAEQRDGAPSPDAMPAALVDAHHHLWQLDAGAHYPWLQEQYDPARFMFGDYAALCRDFGVADYRHAAQGAPIVASVHVEAERARDEALAETRWLHAVAAMQGLPSAIVAWVDLLAGDADERLAEQAAWPRVRGVRFKPRSAASPDAAVDGPGTLRDPRWAAALERLAAHGLSWDLRVPFWHLGDAAALLADAPDVDVVLEHAGLPWDRSEAGLARWRSGMAALAASPRVTVKISELGLRDTVWNEADNARIIRDTIAIFGWERCLFASNFPVAGLRVSYPALLRTFALAMVDLDEVARQAIWHDNAMRVYRMA, from the coding sequence ATGTGCTCGCAGGCACGCGCTGAGCAGCGCGACGGTGCGCCGTCGCCGGACGCGATGCCGGCGGCGCTCGTCGACGCGCATCACCACCTGTGGCAACTCGATGCCGGCGCGCACTATCCGTGGCTACAGGAGCAGTACGACCCGGCGCGCTTCATGTTCGGCGATTACGCGGCGCTGTGTCGCGATTTCGGCGTGGCCGACTATCGGCACGCCGCGCAAGGCGCGCCGATCGTCGCGAGCGTGCACGTCGAGGCCGAACGGGCGCGCGACGAAGCGCTCGCGGAGACGCGCTGGCTGCACGCGGTCGCGGCCATGCAAGGGCTGCCGTCGGCGATCGTCGCGTGGGTCGACTTGCTCGCCGGCGACGCGGACGAGCGGCTCGCCGAACAGGCCGCCTGGCCGCGCGTGCGCGGCGTGCGGTTCAAGCCGCGCAGCGCTGCTTCGCCGGATGCAGCCGTCGACGGGCCGGGCACGCTGCGCGATCCGCGCTGGGCGGCCGCGCTGGAACGCCTGGCCGCGCATGGCCTGAGCTGGGATCTGCGCGTGCCGTTCTGGCATCTCGGCGACGCGGCGGCGCTGCTCGCCGATGCGCCCGATGTCGACGTCGTGCTCGAACATGCCGGGCTGCCGTGGGATCGCTCGGAAGCGGGGCTCGCGCGCTGGCGCAGCGGCATGGCAGCGCTCGCGGCATCGCCGCGCGTGACCGTGAAGATCTCCGAACTCGGCTTGCGCGATACGGTGTGGAACGAGGCGGACAACGCGCGGATCATCCGCGACACGATCGCGATATTCGGGTGGGAACGCTGCCTGTTCGCGAGCAATTTTCCGGTGGCGGGGTTGCGGGTGTCGTATCCCGCGTTGCTGCGCACGTTTGCCCTTGCGATGGTGGATCTCGACGAGGTGGCACGCCAGGCGATCTGGCATGACAACGCGATGCGCGTGTACCGGATGGCGTGA
- a CDS encoding MFS transporter — protein sequence MNLLNPANPAYEAGEAIPGRRWLRVIPPLLLACIISYMDRVNIAFAMPGGMNADLGMDATMAGLAGGIFFFGYLFLQIPGGRRAALGSGKTFIAWSLVSWAVLSVLTGLVTHTWQLLTLRFMLGVAEGGMLPVVLTMVSHWFPDRERGRANAMVIMFVPLAGMITAPLSGFILAAYDWRHLFFSAGALSLLCLFAWMMFADDGPETARWVSPREKAYILDALREEQERKRAAGTPAAASFGAMLRNPTIWLLIAINFCYQVGIYGYTMWLPTLLKNLTHGGMGKVGLLAMLPYVAMMIGMFATSYLSDRTGKRRLFVLLPLVGFAACLALSVLTHASMVVSFAFLIGCGFFLQAAAGVFWAIPPKLCSVETAGSARGLINALGNLGGFCGPYAVGVLTQHVSAAAGVYSLAVTLAVAGLLALTLPQRCED from the coding sequence TACATGGATCGCGTGAACATCGCCTTCGCGATGCCAGGCGGGATGAACGCCGATCTCGGGATGGACGCGACGATGGCCGGCCTCGCCGGCGGCATCTTCTTCTTCGGCTACCTGTTCCTGCAGATTCCGGGCGGCCGGCGCGCGGCGCTCGGCAGCGGCAAGACCTTCATCGCGTGGTCGCTCGTGAGCTGGGCCGTGCTGTCGGTGCTGACCGGGCTCGTCACCCATACGTGGCAACTCTTGACGCTGCGCTTCATGCTCGGCGTGGCCGAGGGCGGGATGCTGCCGGTCGTGCTGACGATGGTCAGCCACTGGTTTCCCGACCGCGAACGCGGCCGCGCGAACGCGATGGTCATCATGTTCGTGCCGCTCGCCGGCATGATCACCGCGCCGCTGTCCGGCTTCATCCTCGCCGCGTACGACTGGCGTCACCTGTTCTTCAGCGCCGGCGCGCTGTCGCTGCTGTGCCTGTTCGCGTGGATGATGTTCGCCGACGACGGTCCGGAAACCGCGCGCTGGGTCTCGCCGCGCGAAAAGGCGTACATCCTCGACGCGCTGCGCGAAGAGCAGGAGCGCAAGCGCGCCGCCGGCACGCCGGCTGCCGCGTCGTTCGGCGCGATGCTGCGCAACCCGACGATATGGCTGCTGATCGCGATCAACTTCTGCTATCAGGTCGGCATCTACGGCTATACGATGTGGTTGCCGACACTGTTGAAGAACCTCACGCACGGCGGGATGGGGAAAGTCGGACTGCTCGCGATGCTGCCGTACGTCGCGATGATGATCGGGATGTTCGCCACGTCGTATTTGTCTGACCGAACCGGCAAACGGCGCCTGTTCGTGCTGCTGCCGCTGGTCGGGTTCGCCGCGTGCCTTGCGCTGTCGGTGCTCACGCATGCGTCGATGGTCGTGTCGTTCGCATTCCTGATCGGCTGCGGCTTCTTCCTGCAGGCGGCGGCCGGCGTGTTCTGGGCGATTCCGCCGAAGCTGTGCAGCGTCGAGACGGCCGGCAGCGCGCGCGGCCTGATCAACGCGCTCGGCAACCTCGGCGGCTTCTGCGGCCCGTATGCGGTCGGCGTGCTGACCCAGCACGTGAGCGCAGCGGCCGGCGTGTACAGCCTCGCCGTCACGCTCGCGGTGGCCGGCCTGCTCGCGCTGACGCTGCCCCAGCGCTGCGAAGACTGA
- a CDS encoding beta-propeller fold lactonase family protein — protein sequence MKNSQVKRALRIGAVMSAVLLAANVHADSVNAVDAVRVPSGQFVTPLAVRGAVQQFLNPGLPAYPHFVAGEAVRSQLSPDGKTLAIITAGQNSLYKPDGSVDTANSTQFIFLYDVAGANKTRPALKQVLQQTNAFVGLAFSHDGAKLYATGGSDDAVYVYAQQAGTWALSTTIALGHGGKGVGIRVQPNAAGLALSADGKTLVVANNYNDSISVIDTATNNVRYEHDLRPFFSGNEGRSGDAGGTFPFAVVMKGNGIAYVSSDRDREIVAIDVSSPSRGRLVKRIKLDGNALGMTLDASQAMLFVAQDNADQVAVIDTNTNAVVTRIDARAPAGVLAHGQAHTGAATYAVTLSRDGRTLYATNAGANEIAVIPLVGERAYRVTGLIPTAFEPHDVTFSADGTWMYVVNGKSTTGPNPDHLFGATPAQAAASRASNEYQFQLERASLVSAPVPAANELPPLTQQAARNNFYRPENNDRDNEVMGFLRRHIKHVIYVVKENRTFDQVLGDIGNGANGDPRLAQFGRNITPNFHRLASQFVTLDNFMNPGDGSMDGWSWALQGRVTNTETITQQINYAAVNRGLSYESEGTNRSVPVNWESVQQRDAAAGPAGTTNYSNAAAGLPGGAANLLPGTGNHASSDAPFGRQRGYIFDAVLAGGGTVRNYGFLVNNIGSIGTAANPIVDPRAAGVVQVAALDPRLASMTDVYFRGFDQTYPDQWRLNEWKREFDQYVASGNLPTLSLVRLSHDHMGAFGTAFAGVNTPETQQADNDLAVGRLVEAVAKSPYANDTLIVVTEDDVQDGPDHVDSHRGPAYIVGPYVKQGAVIRTRYSQVNALRTIEDVLGTQHMNLNTAYQRPMTDVFDVHGPASWSYTAVASTVLKGTGLQLAEGAAGNLLQYAAGPDVTPKHDAAYWAKVTAKFDFDDADEVPADQFNRVLWKGMMGSQPYPKLRGVTQKVASRDDD from the coding sequence ATGAAAAATAGCCAGGTCAAGCGCGCTCTCCGAATCGGAGCCGTCATGTCGGCCGTGCTGCTTGCCGCGAACGTGCACGCGGATAGCGTCAACGCCGTCGATGCCGTCCGCGTGCCGAGTGGTCAGTTCGTCACGCCGCTGGCCGTGCGCGGCGCGGTCCAGCAATTCCTGAATCCCGGGCTGCCGGCCTATCCGCATTTCGTCGCGGGGGAGGCCGTGCGCTCGCAATTGAGCCCGGACGGCAAGACGCTGGCGATCATCACCGCCGGCCAGAACTCGCTGTACAAGCCGGACGGTTCCGTCGACACCGCGAACTCGACGCAATTCATCTTCCTGTACGACGTTGCGGGCGCGAACAAGACCCGTCCGGCGCTCAAGCAGGTGCTCCAGCAGACCAACGCGTTCGTCGGCCTGGCGTTCTCGCATGACGGCGCCAAGCTCTATGCGACCGGCGGCAGCGACGATGCGGTCTACGTGTATGCGCAGCAGGCCGGCACGTGGGCGCTGTCGACCACGATCGCGCTCGGCCACGGCGGCAAGGGCGTCGGCATCCGCGTGCAGCCGAACGCGGCCGGGCTCGCGTTGTCGGCCGACGGCAAGACGCTCGTCGTCGCGAACAACTACAACGATTCGATCAGCGTGATCGATACCGCGACCAACAACGTGCGCTACGAGCACGACCTGCGTCCGTTCTTCTCCGGCAACGAAGGCCGCAGCGGCGACGCTGGCGGCACGTTCCCGTTCGCGGTCGTCATGAAGGGCAACGGCATCGCGTACGTGTCGTCGGATCGCGATCGCGAAATCGTCGCGATCGACGTGTCGTCGCCGTCTCGCGGCCGCCTGGTCAAACGCATCAAGCTGGACGGCAACGCGCTCGGCATGACGCTCGACGCGTCGCAAGCGATGCTGTTCGTCGCGCAGGACAACGCCGACCAGGTCGCGGTGATCGACACCAACACCAACGCGGTCGTGACCCGGATCGACGCGCGCGCACCGGCCGGCGTGCTGGCGCATGGCCAGGCGCACACGGGCGCGGCGACGTACGCGGTCACGCTGTCGCGCGACGGCCGAACGCTGTATGCGACCAACGCCGGCGCGAACGAAATCGCCGTCATCCCGCTCGTCGGCGAGCGCGCGTATCGCGTCACCGGATTGATTCCGACCGCCTTCGAGCCGCACGACGTGACGTTCAGCGCCGACGGCACGTGGATGTACGTGGTCAACGGCAAGAGCACGACCGGCCCGAACCCGGACCACCTGTTCGGCGCGACCCCGGCGCAGGCCGCCGCGTCGCGCGCGTCGAACGAATACCAGTTCCAGCTCGAGCGCGCGTCGCTCGTGAGTGCGCCGGTGCCGGCGGCCAACGAGTTGCCGCCGCTGACGCAGCAGGCCGCGCGCAACAACTTCTATCGCCCTGAAAACAACGACCGGGATAACGAGGTGATGGGCTTCCTGCGCCGTCACATCAAGCACGTGATCTACGTCGTCAAGGAAAACCGCACGTTCGACCAGGTGCTCGGCGACATCGGCAACGGCGCCAACGGCGATCCGCGGCTGGCCCAGTTCGGCCGGAACATCACGCCGAACTTCCATCGCCTGGCGAGCCAGTTCGTGACGCTCGACAACTTCATGAATCCGGGCGACGGCAGCATGGACGGCTGGTCGTGGGCGCTGCAGGGGCGCGTCACCAACACGGAGACGATTACCCAGCAGATCAACTATGCGGCGGTCAATCGCGGCCTGTCGTACGAGAGCGAGGGTACCAACCGCAGCGTGCCGGTCAACTGGGAATCGGTGCAGCAACGCGACGCGGCGGCCGGCCCGGCGGGTACCACGAACTACAGCAACGCGGCCGCGGGCCTGCCGGGCGGCGCGGCGAACCTGCTGCCCGGCACCGGCAACCATGCGTCGTCCGATGCGCCGTTCGGCCGCCAGCGCGGCTACATCTTCGACGCGGTGCTGGCCGGCGGCGGCACGGTCCGCAACTACGGGTTCCTCGTGAACAACATCGGCAGCATCGGCACGGCCGCGAACCCGATCGTCGATCCGCGCGCGGCGGGCGTCGTGCAGGTCGCCGCGCTCGACCCGCGGCTGGCGTCGATGACCGACGTGTACTTCCGTGGTTTCGACCAGACCTATCCGGACCAGTGGCGCCTCAACGAGTGGAAACGCGAGTTCGACCAGTATGTCGCGAGCGGCAACCTGCCGACGCTGTCGCTGGTGCGCTTGTCCCACGACCACATGGGGGCGTTCGGCACGGCGTTCGCCGGCGTGAATACGCCGGAAACGCAGCAGGCGGACAACGACCTGGCGGTCGGCCGGCTCGTCGAGGCCGTCGCGAAGAGCCCGTATGCGAACGACACGTTGATCGTCGTGACCGAGGACGATGTGCAGGACGGCCCCGATCACGTGGATTCACACCGCGGGCCCGCGTATATCGTCGGGCCGTACGTGAAGCAGGGCGCGGTGATCCGGACGCGTTACAGCCAGGTCAACGCGCTGCGCACCATCGAGGACGTGCTCGGCACGCAGCACATGAACCTGAATACCGCCTACCAGCGGCCGATGACCGACGTGTTCGACGTGCATGGTCCGGCGTCGTGGAGCTACACGGCCGTCGCGTCGACGGTGCTGAAGGGCACCGGGCTGCAACTGGCCGAAGGGGCGGCCGGGAACCTGCTGCAATACGCGGCCGGGCCGGATGTCACGCCGAAGCATGACGCGGCGTATTGGGCGAAGGTGACGGCGAAGTTCGACTTCGACGATGCCGACGAGGTGCCGGCGGATCAGTTCAACCGCGTGTTGTGGAAAGGCATGATGGGGTCGCAGCCGTACCCGAAGCTCAGGGGTGTCACGCAGAAGGTCGCGAGCCGCGACGACGACTGA
- a CDS encoding YncE family protein, with amino-acid sequence MNDILLLVQKCAHTFSFYDLETKAALKHVVLPNFPHEFTVDVNDRFAYVGIFGIETAWSRGHEGDHRIAEIDLVERTHTRMLDLWPYYRPHGMATDRDGRLYAMSEAHDMLLVFDQPTRQAVPNMAVPSGGVKTHLVTLTRDASRAYGVHLLSNTVTQFHPRDATVAPRAVMPGPRPEGNALSSDERTLFVANRGDDTLVEIDTDTMTCGRRVKTRSDPNRIYCTSAPDGRDLLLLTNSGERSISVFDARQLEEIERVALPANPTALSFHPSRRVAYVSFQDDYVRELDLDAWRFVGALPTLREPDASYVLAGTR; translated from the coding sequence ATGAACGACATCCTGTTGCTGGTGCAGAAATGCGCCCATACCTTCAGCTTCTACGATCTCGAAACGAAAGCCGCGCTCAAGCACGTCGTGCTGCCGAACTTCCCGCACGAGTTCACCGTCGACGTGAACGACCGCTTTGCGTACGTCGGCATCTTCGGGATCGAGACCGCCTGGTCGCGCGGCCATGAAGGCGATCACCGGATCGCCGAGATCGACCTCGTCGAGCGCACCCACACGCGCATGCTCGACCTGTGGCCGTACTACCGGCCGCACGGGATGGCGACCGACCGCGACGGCCGGCTGTACGCGATGAGCGAGGCGCACGACATGCTGCTCGTGTTCGACCAGCCGACCCGCCAGGCCGTGCCGAACATGGCCGTGCCGTCCGGCGGCGTGAAGACGCACCTCGTGACGCTCACGCGCGATGCGAGCCGCGCATACGGCGTGCACCTGCTGTCGAACACCGTCACGCAGTTCCATCCGCGCGACGCGACCGTCGCGCCGCGCGCGGTGATGCCCGGCCCGCGCCCCGAAGGCAATGCGCTGTCGAGCGACGAGCGCACGCTGTTCGTCGCGAATCGCGGCGACGACACGCTCGTCGAGATCGACACCGACACGATGACCTGCGGCCGCCGCGTGAAGACGCGCAGCGATCCGAACCGGATCTACTGCACCAGCGCGCCGGACGGCCGCGACCTGCTGCTGCTGACCAATTCAGGCGAGCGGTCGATCTCGGTGTTCGATGCACGGCAGCTCGAAGAGATCGAACGCGTCGCGCTGCCCGCGAATCCGACCGCGCTGTCGTTCCATCCGTCGCGGCGCGTCGCGTACGTATCGTTCCAGGACGACTACGTGCGCGAGCTCGATCTCGATGCGTGGCGGTTCGTCGGCGCGTTGCCGACGCTGCGCGAACCGGATGCGTCGTATGTGCTCGCAGGCACGCGCTGA